The Girardinichthys multiradiatus isolate DD_20200921_A chromosome Y, DD_fGirMul_XY1, whole genome shotgun sequence genome has a window encoding:
- the LOC124863772 gene encoding ribonucleoprotein PTB-binding 1-like isoform X4 — MAAVVSLNTTSGTDEAADSGPTFASRSFSANHDLPTDKENLMAGDPYLYSEFAPGEENTTSGRECQRRVDQNLSPLSPEEIESRLERTSREFYNRRKIIIKNLPADVTNQEVHELLGSYDLRYCFVDKYKGTAFVTLLNGEQAQCAIKEFHQIMLRDREISVQLQPTDALLCIANLPRSFTQQQFEELVRPFGNLERGFLVYSASTGHSKGYGFVEYMKKDSAARAKSELLGKQLGSRMLYVHWTEVGSLTYPQLHSKCLCVDRLPPNLLTARDLRNALADTHAPVFCQLAQGQDGSFRRFAVLEFATPEMAEEAQRLGDSRLLGGTHIRVSFCAPGPPGRSMLAALIAAQTTAVNRGKGLLPDPTAIQILTGLNNPATLKMLLNTLSQGHKQGLLGAVPAVPLLANPALSAALLQLLLQHQAKAQQAGLIGDNPLAALPVQQGVHLLGDLPQGGVVPGLGLQSDAVPSMKPVPLGRGLTSEQDSPTSGSSFPQTRSPTLPGISLPLMAGMVGADGLTAQGVSMLGDLPKEMNFPQSTFLNVNNVFPSAASSRPHPYRKRPTLSNVSNQHTHHNMQPNYNLRYQDSYSPEYPPPVQQDALAYLYEQQENLDVGALAGFGQQFSRQLNYSEQFPHYAYPSSSPVPSYFSSGPEASRNGTLPATHLNKAVGMPPGSHSAHYPPGLGNVMKTPVSSQKRLFSRLIPSPEPSPEGGYVGQHSQGLGGHYADSYLKRKRIF; from the exons ATGGCGGCTGTCGTGTCTCTTAACACCACCTCAGGCACGGATGAAGCTGCAGACAGCGGTCCAACTTTCGCCTCTCGGTCATTTAGCGCAAACCACGACCTGCCTACCGATAAAGAAAATTTAATGGCCGGGGATCCCTACCTTTACTCCGAATTCGCTCCGGGTGAAGAAAACACGACGTCGGGCCGGGAATGTCAACGAAGGGTCGACCAGAATTTGTCACCACTGAGTCCCGAAGAAATTGAGAGCCGTTTGGAGAGAACTAGCCGGGAGTTTTACAACcgtagaaaaataataataaaaaacttaCCCGCGGATGTTACTAATCAG gAGGTCCATGAGCTGTTGGGAAGCTATGATCTGAGGTACTGCTTTGTTGACAAGTACAAGGGCACAG CATTCGTGACGCTCCTCAATGGCGAACAGGCCCAGTGCGCCATCAAAGAGTTCCACCAGATCATGCTACGGGACAGGGAGATCTCCGTGCAGCTACAGCCGACTGACGCCCTCCTCTGCATCGCCAACTTGCCCCGGTCCTTCACGCAGCAGCAGTTTGAGGAGCTGGTGCGACCTTTTGGCAACCTTGAGCGTGGCTTCCTGGTTTACAGCGCCTCCACGGGCCACTCGAAAGGCTACGGCTTTGTGGAGTACATGAAGAAGGACTCGGCGGCCAGGGCTAAATCAGAGCTGTTGGGGAAGCAGCTGGGCTCCCGCATGCTCTATGTCCACTGGACTGAAGTGGGCTCGCTCACATACCCGCAGCTGCACTCCAAGTGCCTATGTGTAGACCGGCTGCCCCCGAACCTCCTGACAGCCCGGGATCTCCGGAACGCTCTGGCTGACACCCATGCACCGGTTTTCTGCCAG TTGGCTCAAGGCCAGGATGGAAGCTTCCGGCGTTTTGCCGTGCTGGAGTTCGCCACTCCAGAGATGGCTGAGGAGGCACAGCGACTCGGCGATAGCAGGCTGCTGGGAGGGACACACATCAGGGTGTCCTTCTGTGCCCCCGGCCCTCCTGGAAGAAGCATGTTGGCTGCACTGATCGCTGCACAAACAACG GCTGTGAACAGAGGAAAAGGTCTCCTCCCTGATCCCACAGCTATACAGATCCTCACAGGTCTTAATAACCCTGCCACCCTCAAGATGCTGCTCAATACTCTGTCACAGGGACACAAACAAG GCCTTCTCGGAGCCGTTCCCGCAGTGCCGCTGCTGGCCAACCCTGCCCTGTCAGCTGCcctgctgcagctgctcctTCAGCACCAGGCTAAGGCCCAGCAG GCAGGACTCATCGGGGACAATCCTCTGGCGGCTCTGCCCGTACAGCAGGGAGTCCATCTGCTTGGAGATCTCCCTCAAG GTGGTGTAGTCCCAGGACTGGGTCTGCAGTCAGATGCTGTGCCCTCGATGAAGCCAGTGCCACTTGGCAGAGGCCTGACGAGTGAGCAGGATTCCCCCACATCAGGGTCCAGCTTCCCTCAGACTCGGTCTCCCACCCTGCCAGGCATTTCCTTACCTCTGATGGCTGGCATGGTGGGGGCAGATGGTCTGACAGCCCAAGGG GTATCTATGCTGGGCGATCTTCCTAAGGAGATGAACTTTCCACAGAGCACCTTTCTGAATGTCAACAATGTTTTTCCTTCAG cagcaagcagcagaCCCCACCCCTATAGGAAGAGGCCTACACTAAGCAACGTGTCCAACCAGCACACGCATCACAACATGCAGCCAAATTATAACCTCCGTTACCAGGATTCCTACAGCCCAGAGTATCCTCCTCCTGTACAAC AGGATGCCTTGGCCTACTTGTACGAACAGCAGGAGAACCTCGATGTTGGAGCTTTGGCAGGATTTGGTCAGCAG TTTTCCCGTCAACTCAACTACTCCGAGCAGTTTCCCCACTACGCTTATCCCAGCAGCTCGCCCGTCCCTTCATACTTCAGCTCAGGACCAGAAGCTTCTAGAAATGGCACCCTCCCTGCCACCCACCTCAACAAG GCTGTGGGAATGCCTCCTGGAAGCCACAGTGCCCACTACCCTCCAGGCCTGGGGAATGTTATGAAG ACACCAGTAAGTAGCCAGAAGCGCTTATTTTCCCGGCTGATCCCGTCTCCGGAGCCGAGCCCAGAGGGAGGTTACGTAGGCCAGCACTCCCAAGGTCTTGGTGGTCACTATGCAGATTCCTATCTAAAGCGTAAGCGTATATTCTGA
- the LOC124863772 gene encoding ribonucleoprotein PTB-binding 1-like isoform X5, giving the protein MAAVVSLNTTSGTDEAADSGPTFASRSFSANHDLPTDKENLMAGDPYLYSEFAPGEENTTSGRECQRRVDQNLSPLSPEEIESRLERTSREFYNRRKIIIKNLPADVTNQEVHELLGSYDLRYCFVDKYKGTAFVTLLNGEQAQCAIKEFHQIMLRDREISVQLQPTDALLCIANLPRSFTQQQFEELVRPFGNLERGFLVYSASTGHSKGYGFVEYMKKDSAARAKSELLGKQLGSRMLYVHWTEVGSLTYPQLHSKCLCVDRLPPNLLTARDLRNALADTHAPVFCQLAQGQDGSFRRFAVLEFATPEMAEEAQRLGDSRLLGGTHIRVSFCAPGPPGRSMLAALIAAQTTAVNRGKGLLPDPTAIQILTGLNNPATLKMLLNTLSQGHKQGLLGAVPAVPLLANPALSAALLQLLLQHQAKAQQAGLIGDNPLAALPVQQGVHLLGDLPQGGVVPGLGLQSDAVPSMKPVPLGRGLTSEQDSPTSGSSFPQTRSPTLPGISLPLMAGMVGADGLTAQGVSMLGDLPKEMNFPQSTFLNVNNVFPSAASSRPHPYRKRPTLSNVSNQHTHHNMQPNYNLRYQDSYSPEYPPPDALAYLYEQQENLDVGALAGFGQQFSRQLNYSEQFPHYAYPSSSPVPSYFSSGPEASRNGTLPATHLNKAVGMPPGSHSAHYPPGLGNVMKTPVSSQKRLFSRLIPSPEPSPEGGYVGQHSQGLGGHYADSYLKRKRIF; this is encoded by the exons ATGGCGGCTGTCGTGTCTCTTAACACCACCTCAGGCACGGATGAAGCTGCAGACAGCGGTCCAACTTTCGCCTCTCGGTCATTTAGCGCAAACCACGACCTGCCTACCGATAAAGAAAATTTAATGGCCGGGGATCCCTACCTTTACTCCGAATTCGCTCCGGGTGAAGAAAACACGACGTCGGGCCGGGAATGTCAACGAAGGGTCGACCAGAATTTGTCACCACTGAGTCCCGAAGAAATTGAGAGCCGTTTGGAGAGAACTAGCCGGGAGTTTTACAACcgtagaaaaataataataaaaaacttaCCCGCGGATGTTACTAATCAG gAGGTCCATGAGCTGTTGGGAAGCTATGATCTGAGGTACTGCTTTGTTGACAAGTACAAGGGCACAG CATTCGTGACGCTCCTCAATGGCGAACAGGCCCAGTGCGCCATCAAAGAGTTCCACCAGATCATGCTACGGGACAGGGAGATCTCCGTGCAGCTACAGCCGACTGACGCCCTCCTCTGCATCGCCAACTTGCCCCGGTCCTTCACGCAGCAGCAGTTTGAGGAGCTGGTGCGACCTTTTGGCAACCTTGAGCGTGGCTTCCTGGTTTACAGCGCCTCCACGGGCCACTCGAAAGGCTACGGCTTTGTGGAGTACATGAAGAAGGACTCGGCGGCCAGGGCTAAATCAGAGCTGTTGGGGAAGCAGCTGGGCTCCCGCATGCTCTATGTCCACTGGACTGAAGTGGGCTCGCTCACATACCCGCAGCTGCACTCCAAGTGCCTATGTGTAGACCGGCTGCCCCCGAACCTCCTGACAGCCCGGGATCTCCGGAACGCTCTGGCTGACACCCATGCACCGGTTTTCTGCCAG TTGGCTCAAGGCCAGGATGGAAGCTTCCGGCGTTTTGCCGTGCTGGAGTTCGCCACTCCAGAGATGGCTGAGGAGGCACAGCGACTCGGCGATAGCAGGCTGCTGGGAGGGACACACATCAGGGTGTCCTTCTGTGCCCCCGGCCCTCCTGGAAGAAGCATGTTGGCTGCACTGATCGCTGCACAAACAACG GCTGTGAACAGAGGAAAAGGTCTCCTCCCTGATCCCACAGCTATACAGATCCTCACAGGTCTTAATAACCCTGCCACCCTCAAGATGCTGCTCAATACTCTGTCACAGGGACACAAACAAG GCCTTCTCGGAGCCGTTCCCGCAGTGCCGCTGCTGGCCAACCCTGCCCTGTCAGCTGCcctgctgcagctgctcctTCAGCACCAGGCTAAGGCCCAGCAG GCAGGACTCATCGGGGACAATCCTCTGGCGGCTCTGCCCGTACAGCAGGGAGTCCATCTGCTTGGAGATCTCCCTCAAG GTGGTGTAGTCCCAGGACTGGGTCTGCAGTCAGATGCTGTGCCCTCGATGAAGCCAGTGCCACTTGGCAGAGGCCTGACGAGTGAGCAGGATTCCCCCACATCAGGGTCCAGCTTCCCTCAGACTCGGTCTCCCACCCTGCCAGGCATTTCCTTACCTCTGATGGCTGGCATGGTGGGGGCAGATGGTCTGACAGCCCAAGGG GTATCTATGCTGGGCGATCTTCCTAAGGAGATGAACTTTCCACAGAGCACCTTTCTGAATGTCAACAATGTTTTTCCTTCAG cagcaagcagcagaCCCCACCCCTATAGGAAGAGGCCTACACTAAGCAACGTGTCCAACCAGCACACGCATCACAACATGCAGCCAAATTATAACCTCCGTTACCAGGATTCCTACAGCCCAGAGTATCCTCCTCCT GATGCCTTGGCCTACTTGTACGAACAGCAGGAGAACCTCGATGTTGGAGCTTTGGCAGGATTTGGTCAGCAG TTTTCCCGTCAACTCAACTACTCCGAGCAGTTTCCCCACTACGCTTATCCCAGCAGCTCGCCCGTCCCTTCATACTTCAGCTCAGGACCAGAAGCTTCTAGAAATGGCACCCTCCCTGCCACCCACCTCAACAAG GCTGTGGGAATGCCTCCTGGAAGCCACAGTGCCCACTACCCTCCAGGCCTGGGGAATGTTATGAAG ACACCAGTAAGTAGCCAGAAGCGCTTATTTTCCCGGCTGATCCCGTCTCCGGAGCCGAGCCCAGAGGGAGGTTACGTAGGCCAGCACTCCCAAGGTCTTGGTGGTCACTATGCAGATTCCTATCTAAAGCGTAAGCGTATATTCTGA
- the LOC124863772 gene encoding ribonucleoprotein PTB-binding 1-like isoform X2, whose amino-acid sequence MAAVVSLNTTSGTDEAADSGPTFASRSFSANHDLPTDKENLMAGDPYLYSEFAPGEENTTSGRECQRRVDQNLSPLSPEEIESRLERTSREFYNRRKIIIKNLPADVTNQEVHELLGSYDLRYCFVDKYKGTAFVTLLNGEQAQCAIKEFHQIMLRDREISVQLQPTDALLCIANLPRSFTQQQFEELVRPFGNLERGFLVYSASTGHSKGYGFVEYMKKDSAARAKSELLGKQLGSRMLYVHWTEVGSLTYPQLHSKCLCVDRLPPNLLTARDLRNALADTHAPVFCQLAQGQDGSFRRFAVLEFATPEMAEEAQRLGDSRLLGGTHIRVSFCAPGPPGRSMLAALIAAQTTAVNRGKGLLPDPTAIQILTGLNNPATLKMLLNTLSQGHKQGLLGAVPAVPLLANPALSAALLQLLLQHQAKAQQQAFLGNHLLWAQAGLIGDNPLAALPVQQGVHLLGDLPQGGVVPGLGLQSDAVPSMKPVPLGRGLTSEQDSPTSGSSFPQTRSPTLPGISLPLMAGMVGADGLTAQGVSMLGDLPKEMNFPQSTFLNVNNVFPSASSRPHPYRKRPTLSNVSNQHTHHNMQPNYNLRYQDSYSPEYPPPVQQDALAYLYEQQENLDVGALAGFGQQFSRQLNYSEQFPHYAYPSSSPVPSYFSSGPEASRNGTLPATHLNKAVGMPPGSHSAHYPPGLGNVMKTPVSSQKRLFSRLIPSPEPSPEGGYVGQHSQGLGGHYADSYLKRKRIF is encoded by the exons ATGGCGGCTGTCGTGTCTCTTAACACCACCTCAGGCACGGATGAAGCTGCAGACAGCGGTCCAACTTTCGCCTCTCGGTCATTTAGCGCAAACCACGACCTGCCTACCGATAAAGAAAATTTAATGGCCGGGGATCCCTACCTTTACTCCGAATTCGCTCCGGGTGAAGAAAACACGACGTCGGGCCGGGAATGTCAACGAAGGGTCGACCAGAATTTGTCACCACTGAGTCCCGAAGAAATTGAGAGCCGTTTGGAGAGAACTAGCCGGGAGTTTTACAACcgtagaaaaataataataaaaaacttaCCCGCGGATGTTACTAATCAG gAGGTCCATGAGCTGTTGGGAAGCTATGATCTGAGGTACTGCTTTGTTGACAAGTACAAGGGCACAG CATTCGTGACGCTCCTCAATGGCGAACAGGCCCAGTGCGCCATCAAAGAGTTCCACCAGATCATGCTACGGGACAGGGAGATCTCCGTGCAGCTACAGCCGACTGACGCCCTCCTCTGCATCGCCAACTTGCCCCGGTCCTTCACGCAGCAGCAGTTTGAGGAGCTGGTGCGACCTTTTGGCAACCTTGAGCGTGGCTTCCTGGTTTACAGCGCCTCCACGGGCCACTCGAAAGGCTACGGCTTTGTGGAGTACATGAAGAAGGACTCGGCGGCCAGGGCTAAATCAGAGCTGTTGGGGAAGCAGCTGGGCTCCCGCATGCTCTATGTCCACTGGACTGAAGTGGGCTCGCTCACATACCCGCAGCTGCACTCCAAGTGCCTATGTGTAGACCGGCTGCCCCCGAACCTCCTGACAGCCCGGGATCTCCGGAACGCTCTGGCTGACACCCATGCACCGGTTTTCTGCCAG TTGGCTCAAGGCCAGGATGGAAGCTTCCGGCGTTTTGCCGTGCTGGAGTTCGCCACTCCAGAGATGGCTGAGGAGGCACAGCGACTCGGCGATAGCAGGCTGCTGGGAGGGACACACATCAGGGTGTCCTTCTGTGCCCCCGGCCCTCCTGGAAGAAGCATGTTGGCTGCACTGATCGCTGCACAAACAACG GCTGTGAACAGAGGAAAAGGTCTCCTCCCTGATCCCACAGCTATACAGATCCTCACAGGTCTTAATAACCCTGCCACCCTCAAGATGCTGCTCAATACTCTGTCACAGGGACACAAACAAG GCCTTCTCGGAGCCGTTCCCGCAGTGCCGCTGCTGGCCAACCCTGCCCTGTCAGCTGCcctgctgcagctgctcctTCAGCACCAGGCTAAGGCCCAGCAG CAAGCCTTTCTGGGAAATCATCTTCTCTGGGCTCAG GCAGGACTCATCGGGGACAATCCTCTGGCGGCTCTGCCCGTACAGCAGGGAGTCCATCTGCTTGGAGATCTCCCTCAAG GTGGTGTAGTCCCAGGACTGGGTCTGCAGTCAGATGCTGTGCCCTCGATGAAGCCAGTGCCACTTGGCAGAGGCCTGACGAGTGAGCAGGATTCCCCCACATCAGGGTCCAGCTTCCCTCAGACTCGGTCTCCCACCCTGCCAGGCATTTCCTTACCTCTGATGGCTGGCATGGTGGGGGCAGATGGTCTGACAGCCCAAGGG GTATCTATGCTGGGCGATCTTCCTAAGGAGATGAACTTTCCACAGAGCACCTTTCTGAATGTCAACAATGTTTTTCCTTCAG caagcagcagaCCCCACCCCTATAGGAAGAGGCCTACACTAAGCAACGTGTCCAACCAGCACACGCATCACAACATGCAGCCAAATTATAACCTCCGTTACCAGGATTCCTACAGCCCAGAGTATCCTCCTCCTGTACAAC AGGATGCCTTGGCCTACTTGTACGAACAGCAGGAGAACCTCGATGTTGGAGCTTTGGCAGGATTTGGTCAGCAG TTTTCCCGTCAACTCAACTACTCCGAGCAGTTTCCCCACTACGCTTATCCCAGCAGCTCGCCCGTCCCTTCATACTTCAGCTCAGGACCAGAAGCTTCTAGAAATGGCACCCTCCCTGCCACCCACCTCAACAAG GCTGTGGGAATGCCTCCTGGAAGCCACAGTGCCCACTACCCTCCAGGCCTGGGGAATGTTATGAAG ACACCAGTAAGTAGCCAGAAGCGCTTATTTTCCCGGCTGATCCCGTCTCCGGAGCCGAGCCCAGAGGGAGGTTACGTAGGCCAGCACTCCCAAGGTCTTGGTGGTCACTATGCAGATTCCTATCTAAAGCGTAAGCGTATATTCTGA
- the LOC124863772 gene encoding ribonucleoprotein PTB-binding 1-like isoform X3 — translation MAAVVSLNTTSGTDEAADSGPTFASRSFSANHDLPTDKENLMAGDPYLYSEFAPGEENTTSGRECQRRVDQNLSPLSPEEIESRLERTSREFYNRRKIIIKNLPADVTNQEVHELLGSYDLRYCFVDKYKGTAFVTLLNGEQAQCAIKEFHQIMLRDREISVQLQPTDALLCIANLPRSFTQQQFEELVRPFGNLERGFLVYSASTGHSKGYGFVEYMKKDSAARAKSELLGKQLGSRMLYVHWTEVGSLTYPQLHSKCLCVDRLPPNLLTARDLRNALADTHAPVFCQLAQGQDGSFRRFAVLEFATPEMAEEAQRLGDSRLLGGTHIRVSFCAPGPPGRSMLAALIAAQTTAVNRGKGLLPDPTAIQILTGLNNPATLKMLLNTLSQGHKQGLLGAVPAVPLLANPALSAALLQLLLQHQAKAQQQAFLGNHLLWAQAGLIGDNPLAALPVQQGVHLLGDLPQGGVVPGLGLQSDAVPSMKPVPLGRGLTSEQDSPTSGSSFPQTRSPTLPGISLPLMAGMVGADGLTAQGVSMLGDLPKEMNFPQSTFLNVNNVFPSAASSRPHPYRKRPTLSNVSNQHTHHNMQPNYNLRYQDSYSPEYPPPDALAYLYEQQENLDVGALAGFGQQFSRQLNYSEQFPHYAYPSSSPVPSYFSSGPEASRNGTLPATHLNKAVGMPPGSHSAHYPPGLGNVMKTPVSSQKRLFSRLIPSPEPSPEGGYVGQHSQGLGGHYADSYLKRKRIF, via the exons ATGGCGGCTGTCGTGTCTCTTAACACCACCTCAGGCACGGATGAAGCTGCAGACAGCGGTCCAACTTTCGCCTCTCGGTCATTTAGCGCAAACCACGACCTGCCTACCGATAAAGAAAATTTAATGGCCGGGGATCCCTACCTTTACTCCGAATTCGCTCCGGGTGAAGAAAACACGACGTCGGGCCGGGAATGTCAACGAAGGGTCGACCAGAATTTGTCACCACTGAGTCCCGAAGAAATTGAGAGCCGTTTGGAGAGAACTAGCCGGGAGTTTTACAACcgtagaaaaataataataaaaaacttaCCCGCGGATGTTACTAATCAG gAGGTCCATGAGCTGTTGGGAAGCTATGATCTGAGGTACTGCTTTGTTGACAAGTACAAGGGCACAG CATTCGTGACGCTCCTCAATGGCGAACAGGCCCAGTGCGCCATCAAAGAGTTCCACCAGATCATGCTACGGGACAGGGAGATCTCCGTGCAGCTACAGCCGACTGACGCCCTCCTCTGCATCGCCAACTTGCCCCGGTCCTTCACGCAGCAGCAGTTTGAGGAGCTGGTGCGACCTTTTGGCAACCTTGAGCGTGGCTTCCTGGTTTACAGCGCCTCCACGGGCCACTCGAAAGGCTACGGCTTTGTGGAGTACATGAAGAAGGACTCGGCGGCCAGGGCTAAATCAGAGCTGTTGGGGAAGCAGCTGGGCTCCCGCATGCTCTATGTCCACTGGACTGAAGTGGGCTCGCTCACATACCCGCAGCTGCACTCCAAGTGCCTATGTGTAGACCGGCTGCCCCCGAACCTCCTGACAGCCCGGGATCTCCGGAACGCTCTGGCTGACACCCATGCACCGGTTTTCTGCCAG TTGGCTCAAGGCCAGGATGGAAGCTTCCGGCGTTTTGCCGTGCTGGAGTTCGCCACTCCAGAGATGGCTGAGGAGGCACAGCGACTCGGCGATAGCAGGCTGCTGGGAGGGACACACATCAGGGTGTCCTTCTGTGCCCCCGGCCCTCCTGGAAGAAGCATGTTGGCTGCACTGATCGCTGCACAAACAACG GCTGTGAACAGAGGAAAAGGTCTCCTCCCTGATCCCACAGCTATACAGATCCTCACAGGTCTTAATAACCCTGCCACCCTCAAGATGCTGCTCAATACTCTGTCACAGGGACACAAACAAG GCCTTCTCGGAGCCGTTCCCGCAGTGCCGCTGCTGGCCAACCCTGCCCTGTCAGCTGCcctgctgcagctgctcctTCAGCACCAGGCTAAGGCCCAGCAG CAAGCCTTTCTGGGAAATCATCTTCTCTGGGCTCAG GCAGGACTCATCGGGGACAATCCTCTGGCGGCTCTGCCCGTACAGCAGGGAGTCCATCTGCTTGGAGATCTCCCTCAAG GTGGTGTAGTCCCAGGACTGGGTCTGCAGTCAGATGCTGTGCCCTCGATGAAGCCAGTGCCACTTGGCAGAGGCCTGACGAGTGAGCAGGATTCCCCCACATCAGGGTCCAGCTTCCCTCAGACTCGGTCTCCCACCCTGCCAGGCATTTCCTTACCTCTGATGGCTGGCATGGTGGGGGCAGATGGTCTGACAGCCCAAGGG GTATCTATGCTGGGCGATCTTCCTAAGGAGATGAACTTTCCACAGAGCACCTTTCTGAATGTCAACAATGTTTTTCCTTCAG cagcaagcagcagaCCCCACCCCTATAGGAAGAGGCCTACACTAAGCAACGTGTCCAACCAGCACACGCATCACAACATGCAGCCAAATTATAACCTCCGTTACCAGGATTCCTACAGCCCAGAGTATCCTCCTCCT GATGCCTTGGCCTACTTGTACGAACAGCAGGAGAACCTCGATGTTGGAGCTTTGGCAGGATTTGGTCAGCAG TTTTCCCGTCAACTCAACTACTCCGAGCAGTTTCCCCACTACGCTTATCCCAGCAGCTCGCCCGTCCCTTCATACTTCAGCTCAGGACCAGAAGCTTCTAGAAATGGCACCCTCCCTGCCACCCACCTCAACAAG GCTGTGGGAATGCCTCCTGGAAGCCACAGTGCCCACTACCCTCCAGGCCTGGGGAATGTTATGAAG ACACCAGTAAGTAGCCAGAAGCGCTTATTTTCCCGGCTGATCCCGTCTCCGGAGCCGAGCCCAGAGGGAGGTTACGTAGGCCAGCACTCCCAAGGTCTTGGTGGTCACTATGCAGATTCCTATCTAAAGCGTAAGCGTATATTCTGA